In the Methanosphaera cuniculi genome, one interval contains:
- a CDS encoding zinc-ribbon domain-containing protein gives MKCDRCNYENPDDAKICINCGYQLPENPTIICHIQNSNTKNNITPNEQQNLEKTVQINKQRNNNDYYETQYKGPGSNYTQTNPVIRKAQNQNKTSSRRNDNDYYETQYRGPSTFNKIEPKKGKKLWLTILLSILCVGLGQIYLKEYKKAFIFITIAIITSILSMRYEIFLVIGLFNGIYQLLDVIKDYKKYYINE, from the coding sequence ATGAAATGTGACAGATGTAACTATGAAAATCCAGATGATGCTAAAATATGCATAAACTGTGGATATCAACTACCAGAAAATCCTACCATCATATGTCATATACAAAATTCAAATACAAAAAACAACATCACCCCTAATGAACAACAAAATCTAGAAAAAACAGTACAAATAAATAAACAAAGAAATAATAATGACTACTACGAAACACAATATAAAGGACCAGGATCAAATTATACACAAACAAATCCAGTAATACGAAAAGCACAAAATCAAAATAAAACCAGTAGTCGAAGAAATGATAATGACTACTATGAAACACAATACCGTGGACCATCTACATTTAATAAAATTGAGCCTAAAAAAGGAAAAAAACTATGGCTAACAATACTACTAAGTATACTTTGTGTAGGATTAGGACAAATATATCTTAAAGAATATAAAAAAGCATTCATATTTATAACAATAGCAATAATAACATCAATACTTTCAATGAGATATGAAATATTTCTAGTAATTGGATTATTTAATGGAATATATCAACTGCTTGATGTAATAAAAGACTATAAAAAATATTATATTAATGAATAA
- a CDS encoding TatD family hydrolase: protein MIFDAHMHADTRPIENFMEMNMAGVEAILTCAYDPLRMKKSNVTLEHFDRIVYDEPKRIEKHNIKVYAAVGVHPRAIPDDYENVIEKLPKYMNEEHVIAVGEIGLDEITPKQEEVFIKQLQYADENNYNVIIHTPRKNKAKVTQRTITLLDENINPQNVQLDHVDNSIIDMLIDKDYTLGITVQPLKMSPTETVEMLDKYGFDKFVLDTDISYAPSNHMALAEVKHKLIQDGYKKSDIKKVMSNNVMKFHNL from the coding sequence ATGATATTTGATGCTCATATGCATGCTGATACAAGACCAATTGAAAACTTTATGGAAATGAACATGGCAGGTGTTGAAGCAATCCTTACATGTGCATATGATCCACTAAGAATGAAAAAATCAAATGTAACACTTGAACATTTTGATCGTATAGTATATGATGAACCAAAACGTATCGAAAAACATAATATTAAAGTATATGCAGCTGTAGGTGTTCATCCAAGAGCAATACCAGATGACTATGAAAATGTAATAGAAAAACTTCCTAAATACATGAATGAAGAACATGTAATAGCAGTAGGTGAAATTGGACTTGATGAAATAACACCAAAACAAGAGGAAGTATTCATAAAACAACTACAGTATGCAGATGAAAATAATTATAATGTCATCATACACACACCACGAAAAAATAAAGCAAAAGTAACACAAAGAACAATCACACTTCTTGATGAAAACATAAATCCACAAAATGTACAACTAGACCATGTTGATAATTCAATAATAGATATGCTAATAGATAAGGATTATACTCTTGGAATAACAGTACAACCACTTAAAATGTCACCTACAGAAACTGTAGAAATGCTTGATAAATATGGCTTTGATAAGTTTGTACTTGATACTGATATTAGTTATGCACCATCAAATCACATGGCACTAGCTGAAGTTAAACATAAACTAATACAGGATGGATATAAAAAAAGTGATATTAAAAAAGTTATGTCAAATAATGTTATGAAATTCCATAACCTATAA
- a CDS encoding DUF1611 domain-containing protein: MYSITSSKDFEELSPFIIIGAGGGGEKLHNFAGVETAGFLDDSKEKQGKEFCGHIVESDLKKLVEETDSKTVAIMLPIGAEGAALKYAVEAIDLGQNVLTSFRSLPLEENPSLIKFANQAGVEIKQISSRLDNVEKTMGARPEKVTEVLPKITYKSEKPVIFVGGTSQECGKRTTTRKLGEEAKKRGINAKIFSTDEMGLEEPTDINFRAGSLSVMDVPAAVMGTIKYLDEVEDADMIFIEGQSSLTEQGNPHPKGLSASILFGAQPDCVVLCHRENHPFREPVGIETELKAIEAVEPTKVIALSINRRNADLSLDELEDKYNLPAVDLHTNANGGIERLLDTILEYVGE; encoded by the coding sequence TTGTATTCAATAACATCAAGTAAAGATTTTGAAGAATTAAGCCCATTTATAATAATTGGTGCTGGTGGAGGAGGAGAAAAACTTCACAACTTCGCAGGAGTAGAAACAGCAGGATTTCTAGATGATTCAAAAGAAAAACAAGGAAAAGAATTCTGTGGACATATAGTAGAATCAGACCTAAAAAAACTAGTTGAAGAAACAGACTCAAAAACAGTAGCAATAATGCTACCAATAGGAGCAGAAGGTGCAGCATTAAAATATGCTGTAGAAGCAATAGATCTAGGACAAAATGTACTAACATCATTTAGGTCACTACCTTTAGAGGAAAATCCATCACTAATCAAATTTGCAAACCAAGCAGGCGTAGAAATAAAACAAATAAGCTCAAGATTAGACAATGTAGAAAAAACAATGGGAGCAAGACCTGAAAAAGTAACAGAAGTACTACCTAAAATAACCTACAAATCAGAAAAACCAGTAATATTTGTAGGAGGAACATCCCAGGAATGTGGAAAAAGAACTACAACTCGTAAACTAGGAGAAGAAGCAAAAAAACGAGGAATTAATGCTAAAATATTCTCAACAGATGAAATGGGACTAGAAGAACCAACAGACATAAACTTCAGAGCAGGAAGTCTATCAGTAATGGATGTACCAGCAGCAGTAATGGGAACAATCAAATACCTAGATGAAGTAGAAGATGCAGATATGATCTTCATAGAAGGACAATCAAGTCTAACAGAACAAGGAAACCCACATCCTAAAGGACTTTCAGCATCAATACTATTTGGTGCACAACCTGATTGTGTAGTACTCTGTCATAGAGAAAACCATCCATTCAGAGAACCTGTAGGGATCGAAACAGAACTAAAAGCAATAGAAGCTGTAGAACCAACAAAAGTAATAGCACTATCAATAAACAGGAGAAATGCAGATTTATCACTAGATGAACTAGAAGATAAATATAATCTTCCAGCAGTAGATCTACATACTAATGCTAATGGTGGAATAGAAAGACTACTTGACACAATTCTTGAATATGTAGGTGAATAG
- a CDS encoding SIS domain-containing protein, which produces MEYEMYQEILDQPISLERTISTEKEHMLQLSEQFSKFDKIFLIGCGSSISTCYTIRDAMKSISNINIDVQTGFDFVDHQYLEDNSNYGVILTSQSGETSDTLAALRKAKKHNIKTLSITNVEDSSMAKEADDTIITKCKEEIAILGTKTYVTQLISLYYIFFNMIDSKRAKDIIKQLDEIPSIMEELIKTTEESSKKIAEENKDVDLFYCMGSGLNFGLSYKLAMTMFMEGALKHACPVYSGEFRHGLIERVEEGVTVVFIKSGDDWDEVTQRAINFCKDLGVNTVIFDLQNYYDIDPLLTPFILIIPLEWFIYHLAIYNDEDPGSTRHIGKVRY; this is translated from the coding sequence ATGGAATATGAAATGTATCAAGAAATCTTAGATCAACCAATTTCTCTTGAACGTACAATAAGCACAGAAAAAGAACATATGCTTCAATTATCAGAACAATTTAGTAAATTTGATAAAATCTTTTTAATTGGTTGTGGAAGTTCTATTTCTACATGTTACACCATAAGAGATGCAATGAAGTCAATTTCAAATATAAATATAGATGTACAAACAGGATTTGACTTTGTAGATCATCAATACCTAGAAGATAACAGTAATTATGGTGTTATACTAACATCACAATCAGGGGAAACATCAGATACACTAGCAGCTTTAAGAAAAGCAAAAAAACATAACATAAAAACACTATCAATAACAAATGTTGAAGATAGTAGTATGGCAAAAGAAGCTGATGATACAATAATAACAAAATGTAAAGAAGAAATAGCAATACTTGGTACAAAAACTTATGTAACACAACTAATTTCATTATATTACATATTCTTTAATATGATAGATTCAAAAAGAGCAAAAGATATAATAAAACAACTAGATGAAATTCCATCAATAATGGAAGAACTCATAAAAACAACCGAAGAATCATCAAAGAAAATTGCAGAAGAAAACAAGGATGTAGATTTATTCTATTGTATGGGAAGTGGACTTAACTTTGGATTATCATATAAACTTGCAATGACAATGTTTATGGAAGGAGCATTAAAACATGCATGTCCTGTATATTCTGGAGAATTTAGACATGGACTAATTGAACGTGTAGAAGAAGGAGTAACAGTTGTATTTATAAAATCAGGTGATGACTGGGATGAAGTAACACAACGTGCAATAAACTTCTGTAAAGATCTTGGTGTAAATACAGTAATATTTGATCTACAAAACTACTATGATATAGATCCATTACTTACACCATTTATACTAATAATACCACTTGAATGGTTTATCTATCATCTTGCAATATATAATGATGAAGATCCTGGAAGTACAAGACACATTGGAAAAGTAAGATACTAA
- a CDS encoding TIGR04165 family Cys-rich peptide: MKIDELIKPCPKCGSKDKTQHRDLDKQFLAYAQNGELKCSNCGYIFITRDEAIDKRRAEAAKLDEEKTE, from the coding sequence ATGAAAATAGATGAATTAATAAAACCATGTCCAAAATGTGGTTCAAAAGATAAAACACAACACAGAGACTTAGATAAACAATTTCTAGCATATGCACAAAATGGAGAACTAAAATGCTCAAACTGTGGATATATATTCATAACACGTGATGAAGCAATAGATAAAAGACGAGCAGAAGCTGCAAAACTAGATGAAGAAAAAACAGAATAA